From Nonlabens sp. Ci31, the proteins below share one genomic window:
- a CDS encoding T9SS type B sorting domain-containing protein: MRKFVSIFLLLLALPVVSQNQANWWFFGSNAGIDFNTGVPVTNNIGQLNTIEGCSAISDACGGLLFYTDGISVWDRNHLVMPNGNGLFGNPSSTQSAIVIPLPNNPDLYYVFSISIGTTTGLYYSVVDMNLNAGTGDVIVSQKNISLLANSTEKLFGAVAANGQDAWIVTYAESISGSLSFNQFYAFKLTPNGMDLSATVNSLSQATRTTDKRGYLKVSPDGTKVAMMTQFYVDTSIPDESGVGAWLFDFDNRTGVVNNPVRMNFPAGYQAYGTEFSLDSRLVYVDLNTLGNGLIAAERRLLQYDTTAPNFENNPVLIYQSDANNPNDDVTRGALQIAPDKKIYYARDEQEWLAVINNPNSIGALCNFQYNGLPLTPGTTSKEGLPPFYNAFFNPSFSVIEGCSTASTQLIADEIATCPNNSVLWDFGDIASGIDNSSTLINPTHVYTIAGTYTVSLVITTPTDVFNSSRIIQIVDTPFINTVSDLFLCDDSSNDGIAPLDFTATRMSALGIQNTNNFEVTIHSSLQDAENDFNSIADNDPVASGTYFIRIDNRMSNGCYITTSFDVTINSIPVASMVDDLILCDDFSNDNIESFDLDIAAVQGLGTQDPILVEYSFYASQNEANLRQNPISSPYDNTMANEEIFIRYENVTNTNCYEVVSFDLHVVAQPVIPIINDMAICDDESRDLVAVFDLNSLIASIENTQSGNLTTTFHSSLQDAELDDNPLNTNYSNTMIQEVLWVRLENNDIAICYDVQPLRLEVFPKPIVNTTADFSKCITEEGIIEATPGFATYLWDTGATTSSISITDEGTYTVIATDQNGCEDSSSTTVTNFQTTQIVTVVIEQFTLRSNRIEVSVIGDGPFEYSIDNFIFQESNVFTNLLPGYYTVYVRDFNGCDLVTAPATIIAAPPYFTPNEDGFHDYWQVTAIETEPDAQIYIFNRFGKLLKQISPVGPGWNGMYNGKPMPSTDYWYLVELIDGRSFKGHFSLKR, translated from the coding sequence GTGAGAAAATTTGTTTCCATCTTCCTACTGCTGCTAGCTCTTCCTGTAGTGTCACAAAATCAAGCTAATTGGTGGTTTTTTGGTTCTAATGCAGGGATTGATTTTAATACGGGCGTTCCTGTAACTAATAACATAGGACAACTAAACACTATAGAAGGCTGCTCTGCTATCTCAGATGCCTGTGGCGGATTACTTTTTTATACGGATGGAATTAGCGTATGGGATCGCAATCACCTGGTCATGCCCAATGGTAATGGCTTATTTGGAAATCCTTCCAGTACACAGTCTGCTATTGTGATTCCTTTACCAAATAACCCCGATCTCTATTATGTTTTTTCTATTTCGATAGGTACTACCACAGGCCTTTATTATTCGGTTGTAGACATGAATTTAAATGCTGGGACTGGCGATGTGATCGTTTCCCAAAAAAACATCAGTTTACTGGCTAACAGTACAGAAAAGTTATTTGGAGCAGTTGCCGCAAACGGTCAAGACGCATGGATCGTTACCTATGCAGAAAGTATTTCAGGTAGTTTAAGTTTTAATCAGTTTTATGCTTTTAAACTAACGCCTAATGGGATGGATTTGTCGGCTACTGTAAATTCTCTCAGTCAGGCTACTCGCACTACAGATAAACGGGGGTACTTAAAAGTATCTCCAGATGGCACAAAAGTAGCTATGATGACACAATTTTATGTGGACACGAGCATCCCAGATGAATCTGGTGTAGGCGCCTGGTTATTTGATTTTGATAACCGTACTGGTGTGGTGAATAACCCTGTAAGGATGAATTTTCCTGCCGGCTATCAAGCTTATGGAACGGAGTTTTCCTTAGACTCGAGACTGGTGTATGTGGATCTCAATACATTAGGAAATGGGCTTATAGCAGCCGAAAGACGGTTGCTACAATACGATACTACAGCCCCTAATTTTGAAAACAATCCAGTTCTTATTTATCAAAGTGATGCAAACAATCCTAATGATGATGTGACTCGTGGTGCGCTACAAATTGCCCCCGATAAAAAGATATACTATGCCCGTGATGAACAAGAATGGCTCGCAGTAATTAACAACCCTAATAGTATAGGTGCATTATGTAACTTTCAATACAACGGTTTGCCATTAACTCCAGGGACAACAAGTAAGGAAGGTTTGCCTCCTTTTTACAACGCCTTTTTTAACCCGTCATTTTCTGTAATAGAAGGTTGCAGCACAGCCTCTACCCAACTCATTGCAGATGAAATAGCCACTTGTCCTAATAATTCTGTTCTTTGGGATTTTGGAGATATAGCAAGTGGTATAGATAACAGTTCTACGCTGATAAATCCTACTCATGTATACACCATTGCTGGCACCTATACCGTAAGTCTGGTGATTACGACTCCTACAGATGTTTTTAATTCCAGTCGCATTATCCAAATAGTCGATACTCCTTTTATAAATACCGTTAGTGACCTATTTTTATGCGATGACAGTTCCAATGATGGTATCGCACCCTTAGACTTTACTGCTACGAGAATGAGTGCCTTAGGTATTCAAAACACCAACAATTTTGAAGTTACTATTCATTCCAGTCTTCAAGATGCAGAGAACGATTTTAATTCCATAGCTGATAACGATCCAGTTGCTAGCGGTACCTATTTTATAAGAATCGATAACCGGATGTCAAACGGTTGCTATATAACTACTTCTTTTGATGTGACTATTAACAGCATTCCTGTAGCATCGATGGTAGACGATTTGATCCTGTGTGACGATTTTAGTAACGATAATATAGAATCATTTGATTTAGACATTGCAGCTGTTCAAGGTTTGGGAACTCAGGACCCGATACTAGTTGAGTATTCCTTTTATGCATCTCAAAATGAAGCAAACTTGAGACAGAACCCAATTAGTTCCCCATACGACAATACTATGGCTAATGAAGAGATTTTCATACGCTATGAGAATGTGACCAACACAAATTGCTATGAAGTGGTTTCTTTTGATCTTCATGTAGTAGCACAGCCTGTGATTCCTATAATAAATGATATGGCTATTTGTGATGATGAATCTAGAGATTTAGTAGCCGTTTTTGATTTGAATTCTTTAATAGCCTCTATTGAAAATACACAATCTGGAAATCTTACAACTACATTTCATAGTTCACTACAAGATGCAGAATTAGATGATAATCCTTTGAATACTAATTATTCAAATACCATGATACAAGAAGTTTTATGGGTACGCTTAGAGAACAACGATATAGCTATTTGTTATGATGTACAGCCTTTGCGTTTAGAAGTATTTCCTAAACCTATAGTCAACACCACAGCTGACTTCTCAAAATGTATTACCGAAGAGGGCATTATTGAGGCAACTCCAGGTTTTGCCACTTATTTGTGGGATACAGGAGCTACCACATCGAGTATCAGCATTACTGATGAGGGAACCTATACTGTAATTGCAACAGATCAAAACGGCTGTGAAGATAGCAGCTCCACAACAGTGACTAATTTCCAAACCACTCAAATTGTCACGGTAGTAATTGAACAATTTACCTTGAGATCCAACCGCATTGAGGTGTCCGTTATCGGAGATGGTCCCTTTGAATACAGCATCGACAACTTTATTTTTCAGGAAAGTAATGTTTTTACCAATTTACTTCCTGGATATTACACCGTTTATGTACGAGATTTTAATGGTTGTGACCTGGTAACAGCTCCAGCAACCATAATCGCCGCGCCTCCTTATTTCACCCCTAATGAAGACGGGTTTCACGACTACTGGCAAGTAACTGCGATTGAAACCGAACCAGACGCACAGATCTACATTTTTAATCGTTTTGGAAAACTTTTAAAACAAATAAGCCCAGTTGGACCTGGGTGGAATGGAATGTATAACGGTAAGCCTATGCCTAGTACCGATTATTGGTACCTTGTGGAATTAATTGATGGCCGCAGTTTTAAGGGGCATTTTTCTCTCAAAAGATAA
- a CDS encoding branched-chain amino acid aminotransferase, whose protein sequence is MTPTHEIVIDKVKESKISKIDFDNLTFGKTFTDHMLECTWSNGSWKTAEIKPYGPIQIEPSCKVFHYGQAIFEGMKAFKDSTGEVFLFRPEDNWKRFNESAKRLAMPQVPEEIFIEGLKKLVNLDKEWVRYGEGLSLYLRPFMIASENGVAAAPSTEYKFMIIMSPAFAYYKGDVRVVIASEFSRAANGGVGYAKAAGNYAASFYPNNLAIQEGYQQIIWTDAASHEYLEEAGTMNIFVRIGDTLLTAPHNDRILNGVTRRSVIQMAKDHGITVEERRVSVKELKEASNDGTLKEIFGSGTAAVIVPIKGYKHEDFKYELPVLTNSYAAQLMKALKDIQYNRAEDRHGWRVQI, encoded by the coding sequence ATGACTCCTACTCACGAAATCGTTATAGATAAGGTAAAAGAATCAAAAATCAGCAAGATTGATTTTGATAATTTAACCTTCGGCAAGACTTTTACAGACCACATGCTAGAATGTACTTGGAGCAATGGATCATGGAAGACCGCAGAGATAAAACCTTATGGCCCTATTCAAATTGAACCTAGCTGTAAGGTATTTCATTACGGTCAGGCCATTTTTGAAGGGATGAAAGCTTTTAAAGATTCTACTGGAGAAGTATTTCTTTTCAGACCAGAAGACAATTGGAAACGTTTTAATGAAAGTGCTAAACGTCTTGCTATGCCACAAGTTCCTGAGGAAATCTTTATAGAAGGTCTTAAGAAACTTGTGAATCTTGATAAAGAATGGGTACGATACGGTGAGGGATTATCACTTTACCTAAGACCATTTATGATAGCCAGTGAAAATGGTGTTGCTGCAGCACCTTCAACAGAATATAAATTCATGATCATCATGTCCCCTGCATTTGCTTATTACAAAGGAGATGTACGTGTTGTTATCGCCTCAGAATTTTCTAGAGCAGCCAATGGCGGAGTAGGTTATGCAAAAGCTGCTGGAAATTATGCGGCTAGTTTCTACCCAAACAACCTTGCGATTCAAGAAGGATATCAACAAATTATATGGACTGATGCTGCTTCTCATGAATACTTGGAGGAAGCTGGTACCATGAACATATTCGTACGAATAGGAGACACATTACTCACTGCGCCTCATAATGACCGTATTCTTAACGGGGTTACCCGTAGAAGTGTGATACAAATGGCAAAAGATCACGGTATTACTGTTGAAGAAAGACGTGTTTCTGTTAAGGAATTAAAAGAAGCTTCTAATGATGGAACTCTTAAAGAAATCTTTGGTAGTGGAACTGCCGCGGTGATTGTTCCTATTAAAGGGTATAAGCATGAAGATTTCAAATACGAACTTCCTGTATTAACAAATTCCTATGCTGCTCAATTGATGAAAGCTTTAAAAGATATTCAATACAATCGTGCTGAAGATCGTCATGGCTGGAGAGTTCAAATCTAA
- a CDS encoding DUF4920 domain-containing protein has protein sequence MKQFIIAVFAFFLLIGCKEQKQEEEMPAINDEQVQEMAFMDYGAEFSNNDVIDAMELGAMYKTMKVGDTTAVKVKGIIAEVCVNKGCWIKMPVGDASATVKFKDYGFFLPKNGQGKEVILNGKAFKNITPVEELRHYAEDAGKSKEEVAAITEEEVTLSFVADGALVEKFDNPDVEEAAKTEE, from the coding sequence ATGAAACAGTTCATTATAGCAGTATTTGCATTTTTTTTATTGATAGGATGCAAAGAACAGAAACAAGAAGAAGAAATGCCGGCTATTAATGACGAGCAAGTTCAAGAAATGGCTTTTATGGATTACGGCGCTGAGTTTTCTAACAATGACGTTATCGATGCTATGGAATTAGGAGCTATGTATAAGACTATGAAAGTAGGCGACACCACAGCAGTAAAAGTAAAAGGAATTATTGCAGAGGTATGCGTAAATAAAGGATGCTGGATTAAAATGCCAGTAGGAGATGCTTCAGCGACAGTTAAATTTAAAGATTATGGTTTTTTCCTTCCTAAGAATGGTCAAGGAAAAGAAGTTATTTTAAATGGAAAAGCATTTAAAAACATTACTCCTGTAGAAGAATTACGTCACTATGCTGAAGATGCTGGAAAATCTAAAGAAGAAGTTGCAGCAATTACAGAAGAAGAAGTTACTTTAAGCTTTGTTGCAGATGGTGCTCTTGTGGAGAAGTTTGACAATCCAGATGTAGAAGAAGCTGCAAAAACAGAAGAATAA
- the mnmD gene encoding tRNA (5-methylaminomethyl-2-thiouridine)(34)-methyltransferase MnmD translates to MKREIITTGDGSKTIHMPDLNEQYHSKHGALQEALHVFIEMGLEHFLKVTNSQADLSSLKGKRYFHLEPLQILEYGFGTGLNAMLTAQQEYHIPMVYTAVEAFPINEEEVLEMDYGQFLKDQPLYEALHQSGWEENQEITSHFTLCKQQKTFEKIENKDQFDLIYFDAFGPRTQPELWTEAIFNAAYKALKNGGVLTTYCAAGQVRRNMQIAGFMVERLPGPPGKREMLRATKK, encoded by the coding sequence ATGAAGCGTGAGATCATAACTACAGGCGATGGATCAAAAACCATTCACATGCCCGATCTCAACGAGCAATACCATTCCAAACACGGCGCCTTGCAAGAGGCGCTTCATGTTTTTATAGAAATGGGTTTAGAACATTTCTTAAAAGTCACAAATTCCCAAGCTGACTTGAGCTCTTTAAAGGGAAAGCGTTATTTTCACTTGGAGCCCCTTCAGATTCTTGAGTACGGTTTTGGAACTGGTCTTAATGCTATGCTCACGGCTCAGCAGGAATATCATATACCTATGGTTTATACCGCAGTAGAGGCTTTTCCTATCAATGAGGAAGAAGTTCTCGAGATGGATTACGGTCAGTTTTTAAAAGACCAGCCATTGTATGAAGCTCTGCATCAATCTGGCTGGGAGGAAAATCAAGAGATTACATCACATTTCACCTTGTGTAAACAGCAAAAAACTTTTGAAAAAATTGAAAATAAGGATCAATTTGACTTGATCTATTTTGATGCTTTTGGTCCGCGTACCCAACCAGAATTATGGACAGAGGCTATTTTTAACGCTGCATATAAGGCATTAAAGAATGGTGGTGTTTTAACCACTTATTGTGCCGCCGGGCAGGTGCGACGCAATATGCAAATTGCTGGATTTATGGTAGAGCGTTTGCCAGGACCACCGGGAAAAAGAGAAATGCTTAGAGCTACTAAGAAATAA
- a CDS encoding aminoacyl-histidine dipeptidase, whose amino-acid sequence MSKEVREQEPQLLWNHFADLNAVPRPSKKEERVRAFMVAFGKSLDLEVIEDAIGNVIIRKPATSGMEDRESIIMQSHLDMVHQKNNDTDFDFLTQGIDMFVKGDIIKARGTTLGADNGIGVAAIMAVLSSKDIAHPAIEALFTIDEETGMTGAKELDKTILTSKILLNLDTEEDDEIDIGCAGGVDVTATKSYALDTVSNEYVSKKITVKGLNGGHSGMDIIKGLGNANKMITRLVDSMQKKGAVHFQSLNGGSLRNAIPREAAAVVSFRESDNDSIIKTFNNCKEAILDEYKSLEENLSITIEAADKGKVLTESDSRDLVYCLLGIYNGVYRMSPDIDGLVETSNNLARVTLENGELQIACLTRSSVKSSKTDLSSSIVAVMKLAKMETKLSGNYPGWQPNASSAMLDITKAKYTELFDHQPRVVACHAGLECGLLGERYPGLDMISFGPNIRRAHSPDEYVEITSVQKFWKLLLEVLKEIPKT is encoded by the coding sequence ATGTCCAAAGAAGTAAGAGAACAAGAACCGCAATTATTATGGAATCATTTTGCAGATTTAAATGCTGTTCCACGACCTTCTAAAAAAGAAGAGCGTGTTCGTGCATTTATGGTAGCATTTGGTAAATCACTTGACCTCGAAGTGATAGAGGATGCCATAGGTAATGTGATTATTAGAAAACCTGCTACTTCAGGAATGGAGGACCGCGAGAGTATCATCATGCAATCTCACCTAGACATGGTGCATCAAAAGAATAATGATACCGACTTCGATTTTCTAACCCAAGGAATTGACATGTTTGTTAAAGGGGACATTATCAAAGCTAGAGGTACTACTTTAGGAGCAGATAACGGTATAGGAGTCGCCGCAATCATGGCGGTACTTTCCTCAAAAGATATAGCACATCCAGCTATAGAAGCCTTGTTTACTATAGACGAAGAAACGGGAATGACCGGAGCAAAGGAACTAGATAAAACTATTCTTACTTCAAAAATTCTATTGAACTTAGATACAGAAGAAGATGACGAGATAGACATAGGTTGTGCCGGTGGCGTAGATGTTACAGCAACTAAAAGTTATGCATTAGATACTGTTTCTAATGAGTATGTCTCTAAAAAAATTACGGTAAAAGGTCTTAACGGTGGTCATAGTGGTATGGACATTATTAAAGGATTGGGTAATGCAAATAAAATGATCACGCGTCTTGTAGATTCCATGCAAAAGAAAGGCGCTGTTCATTTTCAGTCCTTGAATGGCGGTAGTTTAAGAAATGCCATACCTCGTGAAGCTGCTGCTGTTGTTAGCTTTCGCGAAAGCGATAACGATTCCATTATTAAGACATTTAATAATTGTAAAGAGGCTATTCTAGACGAATATAAATCTCTAGAAGAAAACCTTAGTATCACCATAGAGGCTGCAGATAAGGGTAAAGTCCTTACTGAAAGCGATAGCCGTGATTTAGTATATTGCTTATTAGGAATTTATAATGGAGTGTACCGTATGAGTCCAGATATAGATGGTCTTGTAGAAACTTCTAACAACTTAGCTCGAGTAACTTTAGAAAACGGGGAATTGCAGATTGCTTGTTTGACAAGATCTTCTGTAAAAAGTTCTAAGACCGATCTTTCTTCCAGTATTGTTGCTGTAATGAAGCTTGCAAAAATGGAAACCAAACTCTCTGGTAATTATCCAGGATGGCAACCTAATGCGAGCAGTGCCATGTTAGATATTACCAAAGCAAAATATACAGAACTGTTCGATCATCAACCTAGAGTAGTAGCCTGTCACGCAGGACTAGAATGTGGTCTTTTAGGAGAGCGTTATCCAGGGCTGGACATGATTTCCTTTGGGCCCAATATAAGAAGAGCACACAGTCCAGATGAGTATGTAGAAATCACATCAGTGCAGAAGTTTTGGAAGCTTCTTTTAGAAGTTTTAAAAGAGATTCCTAAAACTTAG
- a CDS encoding ABC transporter ATP-binding protein — protein sequence MIQLENIQVGYGHCVVAEYAGDLAFAKAKLISIIGANGSGKSTLLRAIASGQHLINGKVLLENQNWRDYNALERSRFISIVLTERAFSFFLSVRELLELSRAPYTNYIGKLSDADREIINEVLESFDLKGLENRRAGTLSDGQLQRVLIARAIVQDTEYILMDEPTSHLDINHKADLLLLLRDYCHEKGKTIIYATHEIQLAMSLSDEVVSIHKGNITHQSTVDFIASNQLQSIFPSKNVVFENGKIEFRFE from the coding sequence ATGATTCAACTAGAAAACATACAGGTAGGATATGGCCATTGTGTTGTGGCTGAGTATGCTGGCGATCTCGCTTTCGCGAAAGCGAAACTCATATCCATTATAGGAGCCAATGGATCAGGGAAATCTACTTTATTAAGAGCCATAGCTAGTGGGCAACACCTCATCAACGGAAAGGTGCTCTTAGAAAATCAAAACTGGAGGGATTATAACGCACTAGAACGTTCCCGATTTATCTCGATAGTACTGACCGAAAGGGCTTTTAGCTTCTTCTTAAGTGTTAGAGAATTATTAGAATTAAGTCGCGCGCCCTACACCAACTATATAGGAAAGCTTAGTGATGCAGACCGTGAAATCATCAATGAAGTCTTAGAGAGTTTTGATCTTAAAGGATTGGAAAACCGAAGAGCAGGGACCTTGAGTGATGGCCAGTTGCAACGAGTTTTAATTGCCAGAGCTATCGTTCAAGACACGGAATACATACTTATGGATGAGCCTACCAGCCACCTCGACATCAATCACAAAGCCGATTTGCTACTGCTATTGAGAGATTACTGTCATGAAAAGGGAAAAACAATTATTTATGCCACGCACGAAATCCAACTTGCCATGTCCTTAAGCGATGAAGTCGTGAGCATACATAAAGGTAACATTACCCATCAATCTACCGTCGATTTTATAGCTTCTAACCAATTACAAAGCATTTTTCCTTCCAAAAATGTCGTTTTTGAGAATGGGAAGATAGAGTTTAGGTTTGAGTAG
- a CDS encoding iron ABC transporter permease has protein sequence MRKQFIILSTLLLVFFIADICLGTVYIRPQQVLDALLGLENPETSTTLRYIITDLRLPRAVMAVLTGAGLAIAGLLMQTLFRNPLAGPFVLGISSGAGLGVALVIMGATALGIGAISGFGIITASVVGSLAVLLLIILMSLRIKDTMGLLIVGLMVGSLSSAVVGILSYFSSSEELQRYVFWSLGSLGSINWDDLLIIVLLFVIAMFLLLWIIKPLNALLLGESYALSLGINIKKTRWIIIIITSILAGSITAFAGPIAFIGLAVPHLARLLLPTVNHKILIPTVLLLGATLLLFCDLVSQLPFSNYSLPINAVTSLLGAPLIIWLIMRKRNLHF, from the coding sequence TTGAGAAAACAATTCATCATACTCAGTACCCTGCTCTTAGTCTTCTTTATAGCAGACATTTGTTTAGGTACCGTTTATATAAGACCTCAACAGGTTTTGGATGCCTTATTAGGCCTTGAAAACCCAGAAACAAGTACAACATTACGATACATCATCACTGATTTGAGATTGCCTCGTGCAGTCATGGCAGTGCTTACTGGTGCTGGACTTGCCATTGCAGGATTACTCATGCAAACGCTCTTTAGGAACCCACTGGCGGGTCCTTTTGTTCTCGGTATTTCTAGTGGCGCAGGATTAGGCGTGGCACTGGTTATTATGGGCGCAACAGCTCTAGGAATAGGCGCTATTTCTGGTTTCGGGATCATTACAGCAAGCGTTGTAGGAAGTCTAGCCGTATTATTATTGATTATTCTCATGTCGCTTAGAATCAAAGACACTATGGGTTTATTGATTGTAGGATTGATGGTTGGTAGTTTGAGCAGCGCCGTGGTAGGTATTTTAAGTTACTTCAGCAGTAGTGAAGAATTGCAGCGTTATGTATTTTGGTCTTTAGGAAGTTTAGGAAGTATCAATTGGGATGATTTACTAATTATAGTTTTGTTGTTTGTAATTGCTATGTTCTTATTACTTTGGATCATCAAACCATTGAATGCTTTGTTATTAGGAGAAAGTTATGCGCTTAGTCTAGGAATCAATATTAAGAAAACACGTTGGATCATCATTATAATTACCAGTATTCTCGCAGGTAGTATTACTGCTTTTGCTGGGCCTATTGCTTTTATAGGTCTTGCTGTACCACATTTAGCCCGACTCTTATTACCTACAGTGAATCACAAAATATTAATCCCTACCGTCTTATTATTAGGGGCCACTCTCCTCCTCTTTTGCGATCTGGTATCACAACTGCCATTTTCCAACTATTCCTTACCTATTAACGCAGTGACCTCGTTACTAGGTGCGCCACTAATCATCTGGCTCATCATGAGAAAACGTAATTTACACTTTTAA